GGCGACGAGCGGTTCGTCGAGCAGCACGACACGAGGGGATGCGGCGAGTGCTCTGGCGACCGCCACCCGCTGCTGCTCCCCTCCGGAGAGGTCGCGCGGCATCCGATCGCCGGCACCGGGCAGACCGACGCGTGCGAGCCAGTCGTCTGCTCCGCTCCTCGCCGCGCGGACGTCTGCGCCTGCGGCGCGCGGCCCGAAGGCGACGTTCTCCCGCACGGTCAGGTGCGGGAAGAGCCGCGGCTCCTGCCCGAGCAGCACCACGCCCCGATCCATCGGCGGCGTCCGCACCCGCGGCTTCGAGACCCGGTCGACGACCCGGCCCTCGACCGCGATCTCGCCGGCATCCAGGGATTGGAGTCCTGCGAGCGCCTGCAGCAGCGTCGACTTGCCGGCGCCGCTGGGACCCATCACGGCGACCGTCTCACCGACGGCCACCTGCAGCGCGACCTCCACAGTGAAATGCTCCCGCTGCACGACGACGTGGGCGTGCAGGCCAGCGCTCATCGGGCGGCCCCCGGTCGCCAGCCGCGCACCAGCAGCAGCACGACGATCGCCGCGGCGAGCAGGAGCAGTGCGAGCGCGACGGCGGTTCCCTGCGTCACCCCGGCCCCGTTGAAGGCGGTGTAGATCGCGAGCGGCATCGTCTGGGTGACCCCCGGGCGGTTGCCGGCGAAGAGGGCGGTGGCCCCGAACTCGCCGATGGCCCTGGCGAAGCACAGCACCACTCCGGCGACGATCCCCGGTGCTGCGAGTGGGAGCGTGATGCGGCGCAGGATCGTCCAGCGTCCGGCGCCGAGCGCGGCAGCGGTGCGTTCGTAGTCGACCCCCGAGGTGCGCACGGCGCCCTCCACGGCGAGCACGAGGAACGGCAGCGCCACGAAGGTCTGCGCGAGGACGACGGCCGGGGTGCTGAAGGCGATGCCGAGTCCGCCGAGCCAGCCGGCACGTCCGAACAGGTAGAGCAGCGCCACGCCGCCCACCATCGGGGGCAGGACGAGCGGCACCGTGACGACCGCTCGCAGCAGGGCGGCGGTCCGCGGCCCTGACCTGGCGATGGTCAACGCGAGCGGCACTCCGATGAGGATGCAGAGCAGCGTGGCGACCATGCCGGTGCCGAGCGACAGCAGCAGCGCCGACCTCGCCACCTCCGACGTCACGTCGGCGAGGAAGGTGGACCACTCGACGCGAGCGACGAGGGCTGCAAGCGGCAGGAGGAGGAACGCGAGTCCGATCAGCGCGGGAACGGCCAGGCTCCGTGGCGCGTAACCCGGCGCTCCGGCGGTGCTCACGGCGCCCCGAAACCGAAGTCGGCGAGGATCCGCTGACCCTCATCCGACAGCACATACGCGACGAAGGCGTCGGCCGCCTCGGTGTTCGCAGCCTCGGACAGGGTCGCGATCGGGTAGTGGTTGACGACCTCGTCTGCGCCGTCGGGCACGATCACGTCGACGTCGTCACGGCCGATCGCATCGGTGGCGTAGACGAGCCCGGCGTCCGCCTCGTCGGCTGCGACCTTGGTCAGCACCGCGGTGACGTTCTGCTCGAGGCTCGCGGCATCGACCGTGACCTCGCCATTCGAGAGCAGCGTCGCCGAGGCGGCGCCGCACGGCACCTCACGGGCGCACAGCACGGTGGTGACGTCCGCCAGGTCGGCGAGGGTCTCGACGCGGCCCGGGTTGCCCGAAGGCACGACGATCACGAGGGTGTTGGATGCGAACAGGGTCGGATCGACCGCGGCATCCTCGAGCTTGTCCATGTTCGCCTCGT
This genomic interval from Microbacterium hydrocarbonoxydans contains the following:
- the modA gene encoding molybdate ABC transporter substrate-binding protein, which gives rise to MRTSLRRTLTAVAAMAALMLTGCASESPAPAAPGAASESTVAGELTVYAAASLSAAFDALGDAFIAEHPDVRFSPVYDGSSTLVTQLLEGAPADVFASADEANMDKLEDAAVDPTLFASNTLVIVVPSGNPGRVETLADLADVTTVLCAREVPCGAASATLLSNGEVTVDAASLEQNVTAVLTKVAADEADAGLVYATDAIGRDDVDVIVPDGADEVVNHYPIATLSEAANTEAADAFVAYVLSDEGQRILADFGFGAP
- the modB gene encoding molybdate ABC transporter permease subunit — translated: MSTAGAPGYAPRSLAVPALIGLAFLLLPLAALVARVEWSTFLADVTSEVARSALLLSLGTGMVATLLCILIGVPLALTIARSGPRTAALLRAVVTVPLVLPPMVGGVALLYLFGRAGWLGGLGIAFSTPAVVLAQTFVALPFLVLAVEGAVRTSGVDYERTAAALGAGRWTILRRITLPLAAPGIVAGVVLCFARAIGEFGATALFAGNRPGVTQTMPLAIYTAFNGAGVTQGTAVALALLLLAAAIVVLLLVRGWRPGAAR